The genomic DNA CTTTTTCTGTATTGACTAAAACAGTATCAATAAAGGGTTGGTCTAAATGTTGATGCAACACACGAATATGATCTGCATCTGAAAAATGTTCTGTTTCCCCTTTTTGTGTCATGATATTACAGATGTATACGACCTCTGCTTTCGTTTGAAGCATGGCTTCACCAACTTCTGGTATGACTAAGTTAGGAAGAATACTCGTGAACAAGCTTCCCGGCCCTAAGACAACCATATCTGCTTCCATGATCGCAGAAACAACTTTGCGGCCTGCTTTGGCTTCACTTTCGTCTTCTGTATTACGTACGAATACCCGATCGATCGTTTTGCGGTCAACAGCGATTTTAGATTCTCCGATCGCTGTCGTTCCATCTTTGAATACCGCATGTAAGGTCAACGGCGTTTCAGAAGAGGGATAGATGTGTCCATCCACGTGCATCATTCGAGACAATAGTTGTACTGCTTCATAAGTACTCCCTCTCATTTCAGCAACTGCCGCAATGATCAAGTTACCAATGGTATGATTGGCTAAAAATTGGTCTTCTTTTTTGAAACGGTACTGAAAGATATCTTCGTAAAATTGAGGCATATCAGATAGCGAGACTAACACATTTCTTAAATCGCCTGGAGGAGCCATCGCGATCGACTGGCGGATCTCACCGCTACTACCGCCATCATCTGCGACGGTTACGATTGCCGTGATATCGGCTCCTTGATTACGTAGACTTTTCAAAATAACAGGTAAGCCTGTACCGCCTCCGACTACAACGATTTTGGGTTTTCGAATTCGGTAAGTTTTCATTTTCATGAGCGGTTCACCGTCTCTTTGCGCTTATCTTTGTCACGATGAGTTACATTGACTTTATATGTTTCACTAAGCGCTTGAGATAACCTTTCTGTTAAAGCAACTGAACGGTGTTGTCCACCCGTACAGCCAATCGCTACAGTCAAACTGCTTTTTCCTTCTTTGATGTATCCTGGCATGACTGTTTTTAATAAATCAAGGAATTTCAAATAAAATAATTCTGTTTCGTCAAAGGACATGACGTAATCATAGACTGGTTTATCTTTCCCAGTCAATGGTCTTAAATCAGCGATATAATGAGGGTTCGGTAAAAAACGAACATCCATCACAATATCTGAATCGATCGGTAACCCGTATTTGAAACCAAACGAAACAAACTCAATGCGAAATCCTTGATCATCTTTTGTTTTAAATGTTTGATTGATTTTCTCACGTAGTTGTCGTGGGGTTAAAGTCGTCGTATCAATAATGACAGAAGCTTGTGCTTTGATGTCATTTAAAATCGCCCGTTCTTTACGGATGCCTTCCGTTACTAGTCCATCCATAGCCATCGGATGGGTTCTTCTGGTTTCTTTGTAACGAGCAACCAACTCTTCGTCAGAGGCATCTAAAAATAAGACAGAGGTATCAATAAAATTTGTATTTTCGATCTCGATCAACATACTTTGGATCTCTTCAAAGAAAGAGCGTGAACGTAGATCCACACCAAGTGCCATTTTTGTGACTTTCCCCGATTCCTTGATCAGTTCCCAGAATTTTGGGATCAGTGTTGGGGGCATATTATCGATACAAAAGTACCCCATATCTTCAAAACTTTGAATGGCCACAGTTTTACCTGCCCCGCTCATTCCTGTAATGATTACTAGTTCTAAATTATCAGCCATCCGTATGGCCTCCTCTCTCGTTCTCCTATAAAATTATATCATCCCGGGCGTATCATTGCTAGTTCGAATTCGATTTCTTTGGTTTTTATTCAAAGGCTGTAAAGCAAAATCAAACGACTTTAAAATAAGCGCGAAAAGTGAGGGGTACATTAGTCCTCTCGGAGATTCTAAAACTGAATAAACGATGGAAACAAAAGTAACCTCTTCGGAAATAAGGCGCCATCCACAAAAATTTGAAGAACAATTTTCGTGGATGGCGTCTTATTTCTCGAGGGGAAACATTTCTGTCTCTAACTCTTTTCGCGCTAATTTATAGGAGCTGAACCCCTGTGGATCAAACTCAGCCCACAACTATTATTACACTAAAAACGTATCTTACTTTCGAGCAGATAGTGCCATCTCGATTGTTCGATCAGCTAGTATCGACTGCGCATCGATCACAGGATAAGGATTATCGGAGGCAACTTCTTGCATCAAAGACAATTCTGTACAGCCTAAGATGATCTTTTCACACGCCAAGCGTTGAACAACTTCTTCTAGAATCTCAAAATAAAGTTCTTTGTTCAACCGATCCGCTTCTTTGATTTCATGATAAATCAAGTAGTTCACTTTTTCTTGTAGTTCTTGGTCAGGAATCACCACGTCAAAACCTAATGCTTTGATCTCTTTTTCGTAAACACCGGCAAGAATACTTCCTTGAGTTGCTAAAACAGCTACTTTACCCGTTGTTTTTTGACGGACAAGCTCTTTTGCCGCTTCTCGTGGCATATGCAAAATCGGAATCGTCGTCTCTGCTTGTAAGTCATCAAAAAAGTAATGAGCTGTATTACAAGTCAAAACAATGAAATTCGGTTGTAGTAAATTTTGTTTTTTGACATCCTCTACTAAATAAGGGACAGGATTTTCTTTTGTTTGATCCAAAATGTAGGCCGTTCGATCAGGAACTGTCGCATGATTGAACAATACATAGTTCAAGTAATCCTGATCTTTGGCAGCTTTGACACGATGATTGATCAAGCGGACAAAGCTTTCCGTTGCCATCGTTCCCATCCCACCTAAGATGCTGAAAAAATTCTCCATGAACTAGCCTTCTTTCGAATGAAAGTATTTTTTAAATCTTGGAATATAGTTTCGGAACATATAAGTCATCAATACCCAGCGTTTAAGTGAGTGATCTTTCTCATAAAACACAGTCGTTCCATAGCGTTTTTCTTTGATCAACTGCAAGGCACGTTGTTTTTGTTCGTTCTCTTTGGCATAAGTCAAGAAGACTTTTTTTGGCACGCCCAGCCATAGCTTCGCTTGATCTGATTGGTTCGTTCCGTAGGTCGTTTCCACGAACGGCACACCAAAGACACGGTCTTCTGTTAGAAAACGTGCTAAATTCAGGCCATTGAGCGTAACAAAGAAACTACTTCTTCCTTGACGAAGATTGATCTCAAATAATTTATATTCGCCATCTCGTGGGTCATACTTCATGTCAAAGTTTGCAAAGCCAGTGTACTCGATTTTTTCTAGAAATGCTTTGATCGTTTGGTAGATCTTCTCGTTATAGTCAGGCATGATCACGACATAGTTTCCGATAGACGCTGGTGTTGGGTCTTCAAGTAATGGATGTCCTAGACACATCATTCGTACTTGATGCTGGTCATCAACGTAGGCATTCAAGACCCGCATATTGCTGTCATCCCCAGGAATAAAGTCTTGTGCGATCATTTCGCTCGTATAGCCCGCTTCATAGATCCGACCTAGCATCAAATCAAATTCCTCGCGATTATCAATAATAAACGCTTTTTTTCGTCCCTCAAATTGGACAGATAAATATTCCACACTATTTGCCGGTTTTAGTGCTACAGGAAAATTGAAAGGTAACTCTTGTTCTAAGCGGCCATTGTTCAACATTTCTTTTCGAATGATCAATGTTTTGGGATAAGGTAACTGATATTCTTCACATATCTCATAAAAACTCACTTTATTCACTAATCGCTCGAAAAGTGAATAATCGATATAAGGACATATAAAAGTTTCAGACAGCTCCTCTTTATGCTGAGAAATCAACTCAGCATATCCGTCGCCACAAGCTATCAGTAAATATTTTTTATTTTTATCCGTATATTTTTCTTTTGCTAAACGTCTCATCGTCTCTATAAAGACCGGATCTTGATCAAATCCTGGAATCACTTCAACGTTTACGATTTTGCTATAGCGGGTAGGCGCTAATTGATTCGACGCATAGGATTGACAAACTGTGCCATATGCCTCGTGAAATGAACGGGCCATACCATAAACGTTCATATCGCTACCTAATAAAATAGGGATAAATTCATTTTTTTCATTACTGTTCATCATTATCTCTCACTAACTTAATAATCTCTTGTTTTTTCTTTTACAATTACACAAGGAATATCATACCATAAAGAAAAAAGCAATCAAAGGAATCTCCTCCGATTGCTCAATTCTTTTTTGAACGGATTGAACTTATAGGAAGTTTTTATCTATACCAATAAGTGTAGAAAGAACTACCATACAAAATATTCTAGAATACTCATGAAAAGAAAACAATACATATTGTATTCTTTTAATATTTTTTTAACTATCATCATCACTTTTATTATTTTTCCATGATTTTTTTCAAATAATGTCCTGTATAGCTTTCTTTGACTTTCACTAATTCCTCTGGTGTACCAGTCGCTAGGATCGTACCGCCACCTTCGCCACCTTCAGGTCCTAGATCGATCAAATGATCCGCTGTTTTGATGACGTCTAAATTGTGTTCAATGACTAACACAGTATTTCCTGCATCAACCAATCGTTGCAAAACATGCAATAATCGAGCAATGTCATCAGTGTGAAGCCCTGTAGTCGGCTCATCTAAAATATAAAAATTCTTCCCATTAGAAATCTTGTGCAGTTCACTCGCAAGTTTCATTCGTTGCGCTTCTCCGCCGGACAATGTCGTCGCTGGTTGTCCCATTGTGACGTAGCCTAAGCCAACATCAACGATCGTTTGTAGTTTGCGATGGATCTTAGGGATCGGTTGGAAAAACTCAACGGCATCTTCAACCGTCATCTCTAAGATATCCGCAATACTTTTTCCTTTGTAATGAACTTCTAGTGTTTCTGAGTTATAACGTTTCCCATGACAGACTTCGCATGGGACATACACATCTGGTAAGAAATGCATTTCGATCTTGATGATCCCATCACCGCGGCAAGCTTCACAGCGCCCACCTTTCACGTTGAAACTGAAACGGCCTTTTTTGTAACCACGCATCTTCGCTTCATTGGTTTGAGCAAACAGATCACGGATATCATCAAAGACACTCGTATAAGTCGCCGGATTACTTCTTGGTGTCCGACCGATCGGGCTTTGATCGATA from Enterococcus mundtii includes the following:
- a CDS encoding D-aspartate ligase — translated: MMNSNEKNEFIPILLGSDMNVYGMARSFHEAYGTVCQSYASNQLAPTRYSKIVNVEVIPGFDQDPVFIETMRRLAKEKYTDKNKKYLLIACGDGYAELISQHKEELSETFICPYIDYSLFERLVNKVSFYEICEEYQLPYPKTLIIRKEMLNNGRLEQELPFNFPVALKPANSVEYLSVQFEGRKKAFIIDNREEFDLMLGRIYEAGYTSEMIAQDFIPGDDSNMRVLNAYVDDQHQVRMMCLGHPLLEDPTPASIGNYVVIMPDYNEKIYQTIKAFLEKIEYTGFANFDMKYDPRDGEYKLFEINLRQGRSSFFVTLNGLNLARFLTEDRVFGVPFVETTYGTNQSDQAKLWLGVPKKVFLTYAKENEQKQRALQLIKEKRYGTTVFYEKDHSLKRWVLMTYMFRNYIPRFKKYFHSKEG
- a CDS encoding gluconeogenesis factor YvcK family protein: MKMKTYRIRKPKIVVVGGGTGLPVILKSLRNQGADITAIVTVADDGGSSGEIRQSIAMAPPGDLRNVLVSLSDMPQFYEDIFQYRFKKEDQFLANHTIGNLIIAAVAEMRGSTYEAVQLLSRMMHVDGHIYPSSETPLTLHAVFKDGTTAIGESKIAVDRKTIDRVFVRNTEDESEAKAGRKVVSAIMEADMVVLGPGSLFTSILPNLVIPEVGEAMLQTKAEVVYICNIMTQKGETEHFSDADHIRVLHQHLDQPFIDTVLVNTEKVPKDYMDPEIYDEYLVQVAHDFNGLREENCRVISTDFLELKNGGVFHDGEKVVEELFRIVFGSK
- the rapZ gene encoding RNase adapter RapZ, which produces MADNLELVIITGMSGAGKTVAIQSFEDMGYFCIDNMPPTLIPKFWELIKESGKVTKMALGVDLRSRSFFEEIQSMLIEIENTNFIDTSVLFLDASDEELVARYKETRRTHPMAMDGLVTEGIRKERAILNDIKAQASVIIDTTTLTPRQLREKINQTFKTKDDQGFRIEFVSFGFKYGLPIDSDIVMDVRFLPNPHYIADLRPLTGKDKPVYDYVMSFDETELFYLKFLDLLKTVMPGYIKEGKSSLTVAIGCTGGQHRSVALTERLSQALSETYKVNVTHRDKDKRKETVNRS
- a CDS encoding amino acid racemase, giving the protein MENFFSILGGMGTMATESFVRLINHRVKAAKDQDYLNYVLFNHATVPDRTAYILDQTKENPVPYLVEDVKKQNLLQPNFIVLTCNTAHYFFDDLQAETTIPILHMPREAAKELVRQKTTGKVAVLATQGSILAGVYEKEIKALGFDVVIPDQELQEKVNYLIYHEIKEADRLNKELYFEILEEVVQRLACEKIILGCTELSLMQEVASDNPYPVIDAQSILADRTIEMALSARK